GCTTACTATATACTTTTTACTCATTGGACAGCTCGGTGGTAGTTGGTTAAGACTTTTACCTTAAATACTACCCAATTTATACCCATCGATTTGCCCTTGACAGGCTAGTAGAATCACAACTTTCCGTAGAAGAGGCTGCTGAAGTCGCTGCGCGATCGCCTGAACCCGCGAGCGCAGAAGACGACCAATCAGCATTCCCGTTGATCGAACCATCCCACGCACCCGCTGAAATTCAAGCCTGTTTAAGCGATATTCAAGACACCTTGGGAATTCCCTGGACGCCTGAAAACTGGCGTGCTTATGCGATGTATCCATCAGTGATGCAGTTGTTTTGGGAGCGTCTCAAACCGGCGACGCAAACCGAATCTTTTTTGGAAGATGCGATCGCAATTACCGAGCGGATTTACCGCGATACCAGCGATTGGTATCAACCGGGCTATCAAATTGATATAGACGAAGCACAACGGCATCAGATCCAGAGAGTCCTGAATGCGTTCACCTTTGGCAATCCCCAATTGCTGATTCAGCAATTTGCCTTGAGCCGAACTCTAGCAAGCGAAGTAGTCGGTCAGGAGGGCAACGCCGCCGCCCGTCGCGGTCCCAATGCTTATCAGCGCACAGAAATCAAACTGATTGGCGAACAGTCTGTTCGGGAGATGTCGCCCCAAATGCAACAGGTATATCGAGACATCAAACAAACTCTGGGCGTACCGATTGTGAACTCCGACTACCAGGCATTAGCCCGATGGTCTCCGTTATTCCTGGCAGCATGGCAAGACATCAAGCTGTGGCGGGAGCGACCAGAATATCAGCTTCTCAAGCAGGATATTGTGCAAAGAGCAGAGAACGCTGCCAGTCGTCTGCGTCCGGTTGTTGCGATTGGTGAGCCAGAAGTGCGCGATCGCTTGGACAATCCCGAAGATTTTGAGCGGATTCAGCAGACGGTGGAAATGTTCAAGGATATCTTGCCGGAATTGATCGTACAGGATGCCCTACTTTACATGGGTCTGGCAAATCTACCATCCGTCACTAAACTTTGACCAGAATTGAGGAGATTTCATTAGAGGGTGGTTGAGCGATCGCTGATTTAACGCCTTAAATCAGCATTGGACAGTATTAGCTAAGCCTGTAATGCTTATAAAAGAGCATTACAGGCTTAGTTTTTTCTTCTTAGGAGGAGAAGAAAAAACTAAGCCTAGATTGACCAACAATCAGACAGTTGCTCTTAGCAACCATTTTTCCTCTGCTAGACA
This genomic stretch from Coleofasciculus sp. FACHB-1120 harbors:
- a CDS encoding halocarboxylic acid dehydrogenase DehI family protein, whose product is MIEPSHAPAEIQACLSDIQDTLGIPWTPENWRAYAMYPSVMQLFWERLKPATQTESFLEDAIAITERIYRDTSDWYQPGYQIDIDEAQRHQIQRVLNAFTFGNPQLLIQQFALSRTLASEVVGQEGNAAARRGPNAYQRTEIKLIGEQSVREMSPQMQQVYRDIKQTLGVPIVNSDYQALARWSPLFLAAWQDIKLWRERPEYQLLKQDIVQRAENAASRLRPVVAIGEPEVRDRLDNPEDFERIQQTVEMFKDILPELIVQDALLYMGLANLPSVTKL